One Candidatus Nitrososphaera evergladensis SR1 genomic window carries:
- a CDS encoding ArnT family glycosyltransferase, whose translation MLQIAVSRGGKEPVIIFLAVIAIGLAAAFYLYFVVDKYSLLYYWDAVSHSVAARKLVDWGENPGLGQIGTVWMPLPHFLLIPFVLVDLLFSTGFAGTALSLPCLALTSVYLYKIAKGLQIPGIAVIPAYAAFAGALLYATNPNILYLGITSMTEAPFMLFFVASAYYFQMWYQKGNKLRDLILCSVFLSFATLCRYESWFLPVFLIIVVGVFAIKKKEGKDQQSNNRKALAILASILSLSSIVFWLAWNQYHYGDPFEFSNAQYYSASWYAQNRPFRELLFLQPANVLSVYGVTALAMYGPILLGAGVAGYYVFRKARIDGKKIVLLFLALPPLFTIVSLLIGIGEMSYWFNSRFMVLLSPLIIVMTCIFLAKVGDDGRIVKRRRAITIAAIVGALFIYQLAIPAFAAVITVDDAKGGYSVKENQLAIKTGEALKSLYDGNGKIMVLTGSGLEQRIMVTSGIALRNFDEIIEPSTWKASFKEPWSYDRWLVITSHPGSDALNTTKYWLDRQDELATHYNTVYENEYYKIMALK comes from the coding sequence ATGCTACAGATAGCAGTAAGCAGAGGAGGAAAAGAGCCTGTAATAATATTTCTGGCTGTCATAGCTATTGGACTTGCCGCAGCATTTTACCTGTACTTTGTAGTTGACAAGTATTCTCTTCTTTATTATTGGGACGCCGTCTCGCATTCAGTTGCAGCCAGAAAGCTGGTAGACTGGGGCGAAAACCCCGGCTTGGGCCAGATTGGAACGGTGTGGATGCCGCTTCCGCATTTCCTGCTGATTCCATTCGTTCTGGTAGACCTGCTTTTTTCAACGGGGTTTGCAGGCACGGCCCTGAGCTTGCCGTGCCTGGCTCTGACTTCGGTATACCTGTACAAAATTGCAAAAGGACTGCAAATCCCCGGCATCGCCGTCATTCCGGCATACGCTGCTTTTGCAGGGGCGCTGCTGTATGCGACAAACCCGAACATCCTGTATCTTGGGATAACCTCGATGACTGAAGCTCCTTTCATGCTCTTTTTCGTGGCTTCTGCATATTATTTCCAGATGTGGTATCAGAAGGGCAACAAGCTGAGAGACCTGATACTGTGCTCGGTTTTCCTGTCGTTTGCCACCTTGTGCAGGTATGAAAGCTGGTTCCTTCCGGTCTTTTTGATAATTGTTGTAGGCGTGTTTGCAATAAAGAAAAAGGAGGGCAAGGATCAACAGTCCAACAATAGAAAAGCACTTGCCATACTTGCTTCCATTCTCTCCCTGTCAAGCATAGTGTTCTGGCTTGCCTGGAACCAGTACCACTATGGAGATCCGTTTGAGTTTAGCAATGCGCAGTACTATTCTGCGTCCTGGTACGCGCAAAACAGGCCGTTTCGCGAGCTCTTGTTCCTGCAGCCTGCAAACGTCCTGTCGGTTTATGGCGTTACCGCGCTTGCAATGTACGGGCCCATTCTGCTTGGCGCAGGGGTGGCAGGGTACTATGTCTTTCGCAAAGCCCGCATAGATGGCAAAAAGATTGTGCTTCTGTTTCTGGCGCTTCCGCCGCTGTTTACCATCGTCTCGCTGTTGATTGGAATTGGCGAAATGTCCTACTGGTTCAACTCGCGGTTTATGGTGCTCCTGTCGCCTCTGATCATAGTAATGACATGCATATTCCTTGCCAAGGTTGGTGATGATGGCAGGATAGTAAAAAGAAGGCGCGCCATCACCATCGCTGCCATAGTTGGCGCCCTGTTTATCTATCAATTAGCTATTCCTGCGTTTGCTGCCGTCATCACGGTGGACGATGCAAAAGGTGGCTACTCTGTCAAGGAAAACCAGCTTGCCATAAAAACAGGCGAGGCGCTAAAGTCTCTGTATGACGGCAACGGCAAAATCATGGTGCTGACGGGATCCGGACTGGAGCAGAGGATAATGGTTACAAGCGGGATCGCGCTGCGGAATTTTGATGAGATTATAGAACCAAGCACGTGGAAGGCATCGTTCAAGGAGCCGTGGTCCTATGACAGGTGGCTGGTTATCACCAGCCATCCCGGCTCTGACGCCCTAAACACGACAAAATACTGGCTTGACCGGCAGGACGAGCTTGCGACACATTACAACACGGTATACGAAAACGAATACTACAAGATCATGGCCTTGAAATAA
- a CDS encoding cobalt-precorrin 5A hydrolase → MASKTAVVAITKHGIEIARKIKGKMPEVEVYVPAKHSDGGADINWFSEQSTQLVASLFKSHDALICVFSLGAVIRMVAPYLVDKKSDPAVIVIDDRANYVISALSGHLGGANALARLVASFLGAKPVITTAADVNETIAVDLVGREFGWTIENFDNVTKTSALMVNEERIAIYQDAGERNWWQGQQLPKNVTVVDNIEKVKSPDFKAALVITDKMVDQDVVAKSVVYRPKTLVVGIGLHWDTNKETIESGVTAVFKEKGLALKSVRNIASVDRGARVKGLDEFAGQYGMPVQIYKKEDLAKVEVPNPSPAVQKFEGTASVSEASAILDSKGELIVQKQKFPPNLTVAVCRVADFSQ, encoded by the coding sequence TTGGCGAGCAAAACCGCCGTCGTTGCAATTACAAAACACGGGATCGAGATTGCCCGAAAGATAAAGGGCAAGATGCCCGAGGTGGAGGTTTACGTCCCTGCAAAGCACAGCGACGGCGGCGCAGATATCAACTGGTTTTCAGAGCAGAGCACGCAGCTTGTCGCCAGCTTGTTCAAGTCGCACGACGCGCTGATATGCGTGTTTTCGCTTGGCGCAGTCATACGCATGGTCGCGCCATACCTTGTGGACAAGAAAAGCGACCCTGCAGTGATTGTAATAGACGACAGGGCAAACTATGTCATCAGCGCGCTTTCAGGCCACCTTGGCGGCGCAAACGCGCTTGCACGGCTCGTGGCCTCTTTCCTTGGCGCCAAGCCCGTCATAACCACGGCCGCAGACGTCAACGAAACCATCGCCGTGGACCTTGTGGGCAGGGAGTTTGGCTGGACAATCGAGAATTTTGACAACGTGACAAAGACAAGCGCGCTCATGGTAAACGAGGAAAGGATCGCCATCTACCAGGATGCCGGCGAGCGCAACTGGTGGCAGGGCCAGCAGCTTCCAAAAAACGTCACCGTTGTCGATAATATCGAAAAAGTCAAGTCGCCTGATTTCAAGGCGGCCCTTGTCATCACCGACAAGATGGTGGATCAGGACGTCGTGGCCAAGTCCGTGGTGTACAGGCCAAAGACGCTCGTGGTCGGGATTGGCCTGCACTGGGACACGAACAAGGAAACCATAGAGTCTGGAGTAACTGCTGTCTTTAAGGAAAAAGGCCTTGCGCTCAAGAGCGTGCGCAACATCGCAAGCGTCGACCGCGGGGCAAGGGTCAAGGGCCTCGACGAGTTTGCAGGGCAGTATGGAATGCCTGTTCAGATCTACAAAAAAGAAGACCTGGCCAAGGTGGAGGTGCCAAACCCGTCGCCGGCCGTGCAAAAGTTCGAGGGGACGGCAAGCGTGTCAGAGGCTTCAGCCATCCTGGACTCAAAGGGCGAGCTGATAGTGCAAAAGCAAAAGTTCCCGCCAAACCTCACCGTGGCCGTGTGCAGGGTCGCAGACTTCTCTCAGTAA
- a CDS encoding precorrin-8X methylmutase, translated as MQLKKRALLIVDRGSREPEVRQEMQEICALAKGKAGYDFADYCFLEVLPPFIEEGIKKCVDAGAEAITVMPYFLYPGMKLKDTVKQSARIGRDKNLNLVITRPLSYHPMMPELVSERIAELKKEKSISLSDSQCDVLLIGHGSSDRNAHDAFVHTAEAIKSRYRNVHHCFLELDTPNIEQGVMQAVARQPKVLLMMPYFLHKGAHIKRDVVNDVSAALEKARFQDAYMARHLGVDDKLVNLVVERAKEVENRQGPDDRSFGTAASRSMTERAFDIEKRSFEIIDSEVGPHDYDSMQWPIVRRVIHATADFDFAGKGKMLFHKRAIESAFFAIKNRCTIVTDVDMVLAAINKKSLSDLGLKGACYISDKSVAEQARRLGKTRSEMAMRHAAKEIEGGIVVVGNAPTALLEVISMVKEGVAKPALIVGIPVGFVSAPESKEALAKMTDDDDGVPFITNVGRKGGSPAASSIINALLLLYQNNSQRRK; from the coding sequence TTGCAATTGAAGAAGAGGGCGCTTCTTATCGTCGACAGGGGCAGCAGGGAGCCAGAGGTCCGGCAGGAGATGCAGGAGATATGCGCGCTTGCCAAGGGCAAGGCAGGATACGACTTTGCCGACTATTGCTTCCTTGAGGTGCTCCCCCCGTTCATTGAAGAGGGCATCAAAAAGTGCGTCGACGCCGGCGCCGAGGCGATAACCGTGATGCCCTATTTCCTCTACCCCGGCATGAAGCTAAAAGACACGGTAAAGCAGAGCGCAAGGATAGGCCGCGACAAGAACCTGAATCTGGTAATAACAAGGCCGCTCAGCTATCATCCCATGATGCCAGAGCTTGTATCGGAGCGCATAGCCGAACTAAAAAAAGAAAAAAGCATCAGCCTTTCCGACAGCCAGTGCGACGTGCTTTTGATAGGGCATGGCAGCAGCGACAGAAATGCGCACGACGCCTTCGTGCACACTGCAGAGGCGATAAAATCTCGCTACCGAAACGTGCACCACTGCTTTTTAGAACTTGACACACCAAACATCGAGCAGGGGGTCATGCAGGCGGTGGCCAGGCAGCCAAAAGTGCTACTCATGATGCCGTATTTCCTGCATAAAGGAGCCCACATCAAGCGCGACGTTGTAAACGATGTTTCGGCCGCACTTGAAAAAGCGCGCTTTCAAGACGCTTACATGGCAAGGCACCTGGGAGTTGACGACAAGCTGGTCAACCTCGTAGTCGAGCGCGCCAAGGAAGTGGAAAACCGCCAGGGGCCGGACGACAGAAGCTTTGGGACTGCCGCAAGCAGGAGCATGACGGAGAGGGCCTTTGACATTGAAAAGAGGAGCTTTGAGATAATCGACTCTGAAGTCGGACCGCACGACTACGACTCCATGCAGTGGCCAATAGTGCGCAGGGTGATTCACGCAACGGCTGACTTTGACTTTGCCGGCAAGGGCAAGATGCTGTTCCACAAGCGCGCGATCGAGTCTGCGTTTTTTGCGATCAAAAACAGGTGCACCATAGTCACGGACGTAGACATGGTGCTTGCCGCCATCAACAAAAAATCGCTTTCCGACCTTGGGCTCAAGGGGGCCTGCTACATCTCTGACAAGAGCGTCGCAGAACAAGCAAGGAGGCTTGGCAAGACCCGGTCGGAGATGGCCATGAGGCACGCGGCAAAGGAAATAGAAGGCGGGATTGTAGTTGTTGGCAACGCGCCGACCGCGCTCTTGGAAGTCATTTCGATGGTAAAAGAAGGCGTGGCCAAGCCTGCGCTAATAGTCGGCATCCCTGTGGGCTTTGTGTCTGCGCCCGAGTCAAAGGAAGCGCTTGCCAAAATGACTGACGACGACGATGGCGTGCCGTTCATAACAAACGTCGGCAGAAAGGGCGGCAGTCCAGCCGCGTCGTCAATAATCAACGCGCTGCTTTTGCTGTACCAGAATAATAGTCAGCGGCGCAAGTAG
- a CDS encoding cobyrinate a,c-diamide synthase, translating into MATVAVPRIVVAGVTSGVGKTTVAVAIMHTLRKKKGLAVQPFKVGPDFIDPSYHTFVTGRKSRNLDVWLMGRQGVIDCFNSACESADVAVIEGVMGLFDGMSGKDNFASTAHVAKILGAPVVLVVDASKSARSIAAIALGFTHFDRSVRIAGIILNNVASDRHAGYLSEALAGKVRRVPVLGVIRRNSEIKMDERHLGLVPAQELQKKKRAAILDAAKYVSEQIDIDSILKACGTGPLPASSSAMKKAPKKKATTIAVALDESFNFYYADNLDALRRAGARLVFFSPVNDARLPEGIDGVMLGGGFPEVLADKLEKNRPMIKSVAKAVNAGMPVYGECGGLMYLTRSISGYKGEKKTRRMAGLIDADTVMTSRLTLNYTEADCDGPVFGRANLRGHEFHYSAIEDISRDSRFAYAMKKGKGVTDGRDGFVIGETGLAAYMHLHFASKNNVLAERLVRSCASYLRR; encoded by the coding sequence ATGGCGACGGTGGCAGTCCCTAGAATAGTGGTCGCAGGAGTCACAAGCGGAGTGGGCAAGACCACTGTCGCAGTTGCAATAATGCACACCCTGCGCAAAAAAAAGGGGCTTGCCGTACAGCCATTCAAGGTCGGGCCTGACTTTATCGACCCCTCTTACCACACCTTTGTGACGGGGCGCAAGTCGCGCAACCTCGATGTCTGGCTCATGGGAAGGCAGGGAGTCATTGACTGCTTTAACTCTGCGTGCGAGAGTGCCGACGTGGCAGTCATCGAGGGCGTAATGGGACTCTTTGACGGCATGTCAGGAAAAGACAACTTTGCAAGCACCGCTCACGTGGCAAAGATACTTGGCGCGCCGGTGGTGCTGGTAGTCGATGCAAGCAAGAGCGCGCGGTCCATTGCGGCCATAGCCCTTGGCTTTACTCACTTTGACAGGAGCGTCAGGATTGCAGGCATCATCCTGAACAACGTGGCAAGCGACAGACACGCAGGCTACCTTTCAGAAGCGCTTGCAGGAAAGGTCAGGAGGGTGCCGGTGCTTGGCGTCATCAGGCGCAACAGCGAGATAAAGATGGACGAGCGCCACCTCGGGCTCGTGCCTGCCCAGGAGTTACAAAAGAAAAAACGCGCCGCGATACTTGACGCCGCAAAATACGTCTCGGAGCAGATTGACATTGACTCTATTTTAAAGGCATGTGGGACAGGCCCGCTCCCTGCATCATCGTCTGCAATGAAAAAGGCACCAAAGAAAAAGGCCACAACAATAGCAGTCGCGCTTGACGAGTCGTTCAACTTTTACTATGCGGACAACCTTGACGCGCTAAGGAGGGCGGGTGCAAGGCTCGTCTTTTTCAGCCCGGTAAACGATGCCAGGCTGCCGGAGGGAATAGACGGCGTGATGCTTGGCGGAGGCTTTCCAGAAGTGCTTGCAGACAAGCTGGAGAAAAACAGGCCCATGATAAAGTCTGTCGCAAAAGCGGTAAACGCTGGCATGCCGGTGTACGGCGAATGCGGCGGGCTGATGTACCTGACACGCTCGATAAGCGGGTACAAGGGCGAGAAAAAAACTCGCAGGATGGCAGGGCTGATTGACGCCGACACGGTCATGACCTCCCGCCTCACGCTCAACTACACCGAGGCTGACTGCGACGGGCCGGTCTTTGGCAGGGCAAACCTGCGCGGCCACGAGTTCCACTATTCCGCAATAGAGGACATTTCCAGGGACAGCAGGTTTGCGTACGCCATGAAAAAGGGAAAAGGAGTCACGGATGGCAGGGACGGCTTTGTGATAGGCGAAACAGGTCTTGCGGCATACATGCACCTGCACTTTGCAAGCAAGAACAACGTGCTGGCAGAGAGGCTTGTACGCAGTTGCGCATCCTACTTGCGCCGCTGA
- a CDS encoding double zinc ribbon domain-containing protein, protein MPPASKFCPDCGKDLKAETNVWKMCPACDALTTNDAVFCSACRQKFPEILS, encoded by the coding sequence GTGCCCCCTGCGTCCAAGTTCTGCCCAGACTGCGGCAAGGACCTCAAGGCAGAAACCAACGTCTGGAAGATGTGCCCTGCGTGCGATGCTCTGACAACCAATGATGCGGTGTTTTGCTCTGCGTGCAGACAAAAGTTCCCCGAGATCCTGAGCTAA